From the Cydia pomonella isolate Wapato2018A chromosome 23, ilCydPomo1, whole genome shotgun sequence genome, one window contains:
- the LOC133530633 gene encoding piggyBac transposable element-derived protein 4-like encodes METANVKAESSQEDTHDVENEDEITSKIAEPPNGHDSCSEQDSSDSSDISDFLESETDSEPVWDSESESDDEEPSSPVSSASTASSEMWSDDALIAKVCAFQLQPGLKEIASKSPVDFLNLMFQKPLFESLVKNINKHGTKLLNENSIQEWNDVTIKEFHVFLGSILNVGTINTTVAADFWNEARGVFLPKNYMTEKRFLMILKCLNFAEDIPEKKNRMSKVSLIVKYFNDVMKKVVTPEKTLCIDESIGPFHEHLYLLSDQHGLVHKLLVYKGIGEDELEEMTKREIDNFIHARGNEVVKKLLEDKLDVGHSVYMDSDYNSLGLAKFLVARNTHVTGTLKRKREGNPPEIIEKELNIGDKITKYKMVSVLLYGKRMLITML; translated from the coding sequence CGAACAAGATTCGTCAGACAGTTCGGACATCTCTGACTTTTTAGAGTCAGAAACAGACTCCGAGCCAGTGTGGGACAGTGAATCAGAGTCTGACGACGAAGAACCGTCCTCTCCTGTGTCTTCGGCCTCAACAGCTTCGTCAGAAATGTGGAGCGACGACGCGCTAATTGCCAAGGTGTGTGCTTTCCAATTGCAACCTGGGCTTAAGGAAATTGCGTCAAAATCTCCTGTAGATTTTTTAAACTTGATGTTCCAAAAACCGTTATTTGaaagtttagtaaaaaatattaacaagcACGGAACAAAACTGCTGAACGAAAACAGCATACAAGAATGGAATGATGTGACAATAAAAGAGTTCCACGTCTTTTTAGGATCAATTCTGAACGTCGGAACTATAAACACGACCGTAGCGGCAGACTTCTGGAACGAAGCTCGAGGCGTATTCCTTCCTAAAAATTATATGACTGAAAAGAGATTTTTGATGATACTTAAATGTCTCAATTTCGCAGAAGACATCCCtgagaaaaaaaatagaatgtCCAAAGTGTCTTTAATAGTCAAATACTTTAACGATGTGATGAAAAAGGTGGTTACTCCTGAAAAGACACTGTGCATAGATGAATCGATTGGCCCGTTTCATGAACATTTATACTTATTGTCAGATCAACACGGTCTTGTGcataaattattagtttacaaAGGCATTGGTGAGGACGAGTTAGAAGAAATGACGAAACGCGAGATTGATAATTTTATCCATGCTCGCGGTAATGAAGTTGTGAAAAAATTGCTCGAAGATAAACTTGATGTCGGCCATTCCGTGTACATGGACAGTGATTACAACTCTTTAGGACTTGCAAAGTTCTTAGTAGCTCGAAACACACATGTAACTGGAACTTTGAAACGCAAAAGAGAAGGAAACCCACCAGAAATAATCGAGAAAGAGCTGAACATAGGCGACAAAATTACTAAATACAAGATGGTATCAGTGTTATTATATGGAAAGAGAATGTTGATCACCATGTTGTAA